taaagcgtttgcttatCACGCCAACGACCCgagttagattccccacatgggtacaatgtgcaaagtcCATTTCCGCTGTCCCCGtcccgatattgctggaatattgttaaaggcggtgtaaagccatactcactcacgcgCTGTATAAGCGTGGTTCTGACTGACCGAGGATCATAATCAGTGAAGGATTCGTATACTTACACGGCTAAGGTGCGTAACTCTGTCCAAACCACCTAATAGAATCAGCAGTGTTACACTTTCAGAAAGAACTGTGACTGATAACCATGATGCCATAATTATTAACTGACCTATAAACCATCCTACAAATACACACACTGCATGATACTAGCACTTTCATATGCCTCGCCATATTAGTTAACATCTGTATAGGAGATAAACACTTTATAGACTGACATGTATGTTATCGATGTACGCACCGCACCGACTTTGACTGAATTTAAAGGACGTTTTAGGAGGATACACGGATAATCCATTTGTAACATTGAATCAAGCAGTCGATCTCTAGATACGTTGTATCTCACAGCACGGAGACTGTTCTTCGTCGCCGTTCGGTTAAAGTTGGTTTGACTTcatggtgtgagtgagtataactttacgccgttttttttttttttttgcaatattcaagcaataataccgcaggggacaccagaaatgggcttctaaCATTGTAACCATATGGGGTCTGCAgcgggacgagcgaacgctttaaccacttggctaccgaACCACTCCACATCAGGGTGAAAGCCTTTAAAGGTTTAGCATTATTTTTAGGTGGACCTCTAAGCACAAACATGGTACTGAGGAAACTAACATATAAATCAGGACAAATTTGGGAACTGAACAAAGACCCCGATTCTGACACGACTAAGGTGTGGCAACAAGGAACTAGGCACCGCACTTGGTACCACGAAATCTCCGGTATTCATGTAATgtcaagtgagtgggtgagtgagatgAATTATTCGAGATatatcggcggtctgtaaataatcgagtctggaccagacaatccagtgatcaacaacatgagcatcgatctgcgtgactgggaaccgatgacatgtgtcaaccaagtcagcgagtctgaccacccgatgctgctagccgcctcttacgacaagcatagtcgccttttgtagcaagcatgggttgctgaagacctattctaccccggactttcaCAGGTATGTAATGTCAAGCTGCGTGTCCAATTTCTCAAACTCATGTTAGCACTCGACAAATGTACAAGTGTATCAAGGGGCGCTGGGGTAGCCGAATGGTTAcagggttcgctcgtcacgtcgaagacgcgggttcgattctctgCAAGCCCATTTCATGTGTCCCCATGTTGCAGGtctattgctaaatgcagcgtaaacccatactcactaacGTACAATTGTGTCAGAAGTTTATTCAAGCCTTACTGTTACTTCAGGAACTTCAGCATAGTTTGTACAAGGCATGGAAACTAGAACACGATACGATAAGACTCTCAAATACAGTGTTTACTTTACCCAACAACCCGGATTTACCCTGTGCGATAGTGATAATAGATTTGTGTGCGAAGTTGACATACAGTGCATGACGTCACTACTTCTCGGAATACCAAGTGGTTTATTTAGATCGACCTGAGATTAACCAGTTATCAAGAcaattgtaaaatatgtacaaactGATGTCATCGAGTCTTTCCGTGTATATTAATCTTAGACACGCACTAAAATAAATCACCCTTATAAATGTTTCACAACGCGGAATGGAAACCTGCCAACTTCGGGACATAAAGAAGATATAAGTCCTGCCAAGGCAGATATCAAAATTTATCGCATGTTATCGTATACAAGTCAGTACTTGTAGTGTTACCAGCGTAGATATTAGTATGTGACATGCCAACATTTGTGTCAACGGTGTGATCAATGATCTTCATCAGCTAAGCATAGAGCAGCCAAACAGTGCATTTTAAACATCGAGCGTTATATCATAAATTGCGaattgaatatttacaaacacgtTATATCAAGGACGGTGAGTAATGTGATACAGTGTAAGGTCACGGTCGTAgtcataaaaacaacaaaaataaagacaaaatctttctgtatgttttagtttacatattaacaaaaacaacacatatatgcattttttcattttgaaacaaacaatgACTATTTACAAAGCGCATGAATTTCATGGGGAAGAAGTACCACAGGTTCACAACATCTATCTCACGAACACCACCATTTACCTTGATCTCGCcaaatctgggattcgaacccacgatcagCGGATCATGGTCGTTAAGTCAGCACCATTGAATAGGTGATGAGTTCGGATCAATTCTTTGTTGTGGATGAATCGTGGTAAAATGAAATTCCATAAAACTTCTTCATTCTGCCGACATGAATGTTCGTAAACACAACATTCTTTCTCTGAGGTATCCTTGTCCGCTGACGTTTGCAGCATCTCACCATTTGTTGGAGGAAATGGTGCAGCCTTGTTTCTCAACATGGCGAGCACGTGTACGTGTGTTCCTAATTCTCCTCCAGGCATAATCGTAAGTGAGAAGAGCTGACTGAACAGTTTTTTCGTGACTCTTAACTGTTTTGTATGCTGCCCTCCTCACGAAGACACTACAACCTTGAGACACAACTTTGTTTACTTGGGCTTTAACAATCTTGTTTCCAAGGAGACGAGTTTCCCAATGGGCACCGTCCGGAATATGGCGGCAGAGTGTGTTCAAGACCACGAACCTCCGCCCATTGCGATTGACCTGAACGCCGATCTCATAGAGTGCTGGTTTGTTGTTCTTGGAGCTGAAGATTTTCTTGGTACGGAATCCAGTTTTCATATCACCCCATCGTTTCTCCCACTTGTCTGCGTCATGAGGTTGTGGGCGCCTAGGGGAGATACCTTTGACCCAGGGCGACCAGTCCATGTCCTTCAGGGCGAAGTTGTCCTCGGGAATCTCCTCTCTCATCAGTAATGGTTTCTTGCTTGGTTTCTGTGTTGAATGAATGGACAGATTCTTATATTTAAGAGCATCAACTCACATCGACTCAAATGCCCAATatggtaaaacaataacatctATACGTTTATTACTACGTTCTACCACTTTTTCATCCAATTTAAAGTGTCAATAAGGCCATCCAATCCCCACAATATGCTGTGAACATATTGATAAGTAACCACCTCCATACTGGTGATTGTTACATAAACGTGTTTTCATTATAGCTTATTGATAAACAGTTTAAAGAGACATGTTGAGTGTGGAAATACCTTAATGCTTTTTGGCTTTGTCTTTCTGGTAGATGTTGGTTTTGATTTTCCAGTTCTGACTTTTGGTGCAGGCTTTGGCGACACTGGGTCCGCTTCTGCCTTCTTGCTACGGGTGTTGGTCACCTTCGTCGATACAGGAGCAACAACTGCTCTATCACGCAGCGCAGTAAACATTCCTTCCACATCTTTGCTGAGAGAACCGTCACCTCTGCGACTTCGGACCTCCTTCTCGTAGGCCTAAAGCAGACGGCATTTGTGTTAAGACTATATAGCAATCTCATGTAATTTGACCATTTGATgaacatgcgtatatatgaaTTTAACACTCAATACCCACAAACCGTAGAAAGATCAAGAGTAATACCTCTGTGATATAGACATTTCACAATCTCAGTCCTGAGTGGGCAGGCAGGTCGTATTAAATGTCGCATTGTTGCATTGCTCTAAGACAATGATGTTTCTAAGACAATTAGACAATTGTTCTAAGATGACAATGATGTTTCTAACATTTTGCTTCTTAACAATGCGTATTAGGTAGAGTACCCTACTCGTAACTGAATTACGAAGTATTTGATCCACAATATTGTAACAAACATCATCAATAATGGAAAATAGCAATCCATAAAAGGAATGAAATTCTAGGTAGCATCAGGCATAAATAACTGGGTGCCTACCTCCAACATATCTGCTCCCTGCTCCCGGTAACAGATGGCCATCAGGAGATCAAACACGTTGGAGAAATCTTTGAGTTGAAGATAACGACCTCCCGACTGCTCCGAAATGGTAGTGTAGAATTGTATACCACCACCCCCACACTCCACACCATATATCTTGATTCCCTGTGGATAGAAATTAAAGTAAGGGACGATATTGCTGAGACTTCAAGAAGAAAAATATGGCCGAAACGGTGCTGTGTAGCAGAGAAGCGTTGTTATAGTTCTGAGATTATTTAAATCTGAGATTATTGTAAGAAAGTCAACTCACCATGGAGATCAAATTTTTCAGCTCTGTCTTCCAGTCTATCTTCTGTTTATTTTCCTTGAAGCTTGGTGTGTGAGGTGGTTCATCCCCAATGAGGACCAAAGCCCGATTTGAACCCGGCGTCCATGACAGTTCCTCACCCACTTCTCGGAGAACGAGTTCGTAGCATTCGCCTCCATCTCCTCCACCCCCAGTGCTGCCAACGCTTTTGACGAATTTGCAGAGTTCGGCGACGTCAGTGGAAAAGTCGACATATTGAGTCGCACGACTTCCATCACAGTAATCACCGTGTGCGAAGACGGCTATTCTAATGGCGGGAATATCAGCCTGGAGTCGCTGTATCATGTCCTGGAGTCGACCTCGGACTTCGGCCAGACAGCCAGACATAGAACCGGTTGTGTCGAAGGAGAAGACAATCTCCGGAAGTCCACCAGGCGGAAGCAAGACCATGTTTATTCTGTGGACAAATTCAACAGAACTGAAGAAAACTCGCACAAGAAATGTCACCTTTGAAAATTGCTACACTTATTATACAACCATTATGCCATTACAATAACCATTAAATATTGTTTGCTTTGAATCTGTTTATTCCCAAAGTGTAAAACTATTTCAGCTTTATGAATTCATGATGAACgtagcaatcaatcaatcaatcaatcaatcaatcttatACATGTTCAGTCAAATCCCTTTCAATATAGTTTTGAGTAGTGTGTGACAAAAACATGGGACTTCATTGTATTAGACATTATAGTTTTGGGGTCCAATCGCGAGTTAATGTTATCTTTAATAA
Above is a genomic segment from Haliotis asinina isolate JCU_RB_2024 chromosome 7, JCU_Hal_asi_v2, whole genome shotgun sequence containing:
- the LOC137290598 gene encoding uncharacterized protein; amino-acid sequence: MVLLPPGGLPEIVFSFDTTGSMSGCLAEVRGRLQDMIQRLQADIPAIRIAVFAHGDYCDGSRATQYVDFSTDVAELCKFVKSVGSTGGGGDGGECYELVLREVGEELSWTPGSNRALVLIGDEPPHTPSFKENKQKIDWKTELKNLISMGIKIYGVECGGGGIQFYTTISEQSGGRYLQLKDFSNVFDLLMAICYREQGADMLEAYEKEVRSRRGDGSLSKDVEGMFTALRDRAVVAPVSTKVTNTRSKKAEADPVSPKPAPKVRTGKSKPTSTRKTKPKSIKKPSKKPLLMREEIPEDNFALKDMDWSPWVKGISPRRPQPHDADKWEKRWGDMKTGFRTKKIFSSKNNKPALYEIGVQVNRNGRRFVVLNTLCRHIPDGAHWETRLLGNKIVKAQVNKVVSQGCSVFVRRAAYKTVKSHEKTVQSALLTYDYAWRRIRNTRTRARHVEKQGCTISSNKW